The following are encoded together in the Pedobacter steynii genome:
- a CDS encoding acyl-CoA thioesterase, with product MSTKIKSPKESFTIMNELVLPNDTNTLNNLMGGRLLHWMDIAAAISAQKHCNRIVVTASVDNVSFKQPIKLGDVITIEAKVTRAFNTSVEVRLDVWAENIPSGSRVKSNEAYYTFVAVDQSGRTIPVPELKPETTEETELFEGALRRRQLRLILGGKMKANDAKELKALFFED from the coding sequence ATGAGCACAAAAATAAAAAGCCCGAAAGAATCTTTCACCATCATGAATGAATTGGTATTGCCGAATGATACCAATACACTTAACAATTTAATGGGGGGCCGACTGCTCCACTGGATGGATATCGCCGCGGCTATTTCTGCTCAGAAACACTGTAACCGGATCGTCGTTACCGCATCTGTAGATAACGTATCTTTCAAACAACCGATCAAACTTGGGGATGTGATCACCATTGAAGCGAAAGTTACCCGTGCATTCAATACTTCTGTAGAAGTGAGACTTGATGTATGGGCTGAAAACATTCCTTCAGGAAGCCGTGTAAAATCAAATGAGGCCTATTATACCTTTGTAGCGGTAGACCAAAGCGGAAGAACCATTCCGGTACCGGAACTAAAGCCGGAAACAACAGAGGAAACCGAGTTATTTGAGGGGGCTTTAAGAAGAAGACAACTGCGTTTAATCCTTGGCGGAAAAATGAAAGCCAATGATGCTAAAGAACTTAAGGCGCTGTTCTTCGAAGATTAA
- a CDS encoding sodium:proton antiporter, translated as MTTYTTLIILSGLVIFSYLFDLVASKTKLPSVLLLLLLGIGLRVLVDNLQLHTFNFLTILPTLGTVGLILIVFEGSLELKYEREKNKLIKGAFLSAFFILIATVSIITFIIYQITGKELYVCFTNAIPFSVISSAIAIPSAAALSNKGKEFIIYESSFSDILGIILFNFAISNPHISVSSFAGLGLNTILILILSAVSGITLLYLMGRISHHIKFFLIISILILVYAIGQSYHLSSLVLILSFGLFLNNADTIKHAYFRSVFIYKNLSNDLTQLYQLSAESAFIIRTFFFVIFGFTMNIYALNDGIVIANGLIILATIFVIRFVYLKLFRKENSGTESFIAPRGLISILLYFNLPPALKIPEVGTAFLFMVVLGSSLIMSIGLLSAKKTVQVASPAEH; from the coding sequence ATGACGACATACACGACACTCATTATTTTAAGCGGACTTGTCATTTTTTCTTACCTATTTGATCTTGTAGCCAGTAAAACCAAACTACCTTCTGTACTGCTGCTCCTGCTTTTGGGAATTGGTTTACGTGTACTGGTAGACAATCTTCAGCTACATACTTTTAATTTTCTGACGATCCTGCCTACATTAGGCACTGTGGGGCTAATCCTGATCGTTTTTGAAGGCTCCCTGGAACTCAAATATGAGCGGGAGAAAAACAAACTGATCAAAGGAGCATTCCTGTCGGCTTTTTTTATTTTGATAGCCACAGTATCGATCATTACCTTTATCATCTATCAGATCACCGGAAAAGAGCTGTACGTATGTTTTACCAACGCCATCCCTTTCAGCGTGATCAGTTCTGCAATTGCCATTCCTTCTGCCGCAGCTTTAAGTAATAAAGGGAAAGAATTTATCATTTACGAATCTTCCTTTTCCGACATATTAGGGATTATCCTTTTCAATTTCGCCATTTCGAACCCTCATATCTCTGTTTCTTCATTTGCAGGATTAGGGCTGAATACGATACTGATCCTCATACTTTCTGCCGTTTCGGGGATTACCTTGCTCTACCTGATGGGCAGGATTTCACACCATATCAAATTCTTCCTGATCATTTCGATCCTGATTCTGGTATATGCCATCGGACAATCCTACCATTTGTCGTCACTGGTGCTCATCCTCTCATTTGGCCTGTTCCTGAACAATGCAGATACGATAAAGCATGCTTATTTCAGGAGCGTATTTATCTATAAGAATTTATCAAATGACCTGACACAATTGTATCAGCTATCAGCGGAAAGTGCTTTTATTATCCGCACGTTTTTCTTCGTGATCTTCGGATTCACTATGAATATCTATGCGCTGAATGATGGAATTGTGATTGCAAACGGACTGATTATCCTGGCTACGATATTTGTTATCCGTTTTGTTTACCTGAAACTTTTCAGAAAGGAAAATAGCGGCACAGAATCTTTTATTGCCCCCAGAGGGCTGATCAGTATCTTATTGTATTTTAACCTACCTCCGGCACTAAAAATACCAGAGGTAGGCACGGCTTTTCTCTTCATGGTGGTATTGGGGTCAAGCCTGATTATGAGTATTGGTTTGCTATCTGCAAAGAAAACAGTGCAAGTTGCATCACCTGCAGAACATTAA
- a CDS encoding EVE domain-containing protein, whose translation MNHWLVKSEPFKYSWEKFNQDGRTFWDGVRNYQARNNLKLMKEGDLVLFYHSNEGKNVVGIAKVVKEFYQDPTTEDANWVVVDLAPLEALKTPVSLEQIKAEESLKDISLVRQGRLSVMQLKAEEFDKILEMGSV comes from the coding sequence ATGAATCATTGGCTCGTAAAAAGTGAACCCTTTAAATACAGTTGGGAAAAGTTTAACCAGGATGGAAGAACCTTCTGGGATGGTGTAAGAAATTATCAGGCACGCAATAACCTGAAATTGATGAAAGAAGGGGACCTTGTATTATTTTACCATAGTAATGAAGGAAAAAATGTGGTTGGAATTGCTAAAGTGGTAAAAGAATTCTATCAGGATCCGACTACAGAAGATGCCAACTGGGTAGTGGTTGACCTTGCTCCGCTGGAAGCTTTAAAGACTCCGGTTAGCTTAGAGCAAATCAAAGCAGAAGAAAGCTTAAAAGATATTTCCCTGGTTAGACAGGGACGCTTGTCTGTCATGCAGCTTAAAGCAGAGGAGTTTGATAAGATCCTGGAAATGGGTTCCGTTTAA
- a CDS encoding MFS transporter, which translates to MKNLSNTGIFALLLCSSLTIMVGTVIAPSLTEVSVHLGFTRNPGWLITLPALGVVLFAPIAGKLMDRKGPYTLMCWGLIPYALFGVIGIWLSHPIILIADRILLGAATAAIQTSGTGLIAHFFENESRIKMIAWQGMAIESGGVLFLSLGGILAELNWQYPFFIYLIAILCLFLVRLSIPKVKAMPNSEKQLQSPTIPKNMIQILSHVVMAMILFFIVVVGLPQYLPHSFGFSTSLTGYFMAFISIIAVCTASIVPLLIRQIGSKYTLATGFGFFAAAHLLYFFSGHISYLILAAIATGTGFGFTIPLLNHLTLEESTFHNRGRNLGYYSMGIFGGQFLSSFIELLSLDMKTTFLIAATIGTLVAANLFYQARKTAASIVNNNFNLNK; encoded by the coding sequence ATGAAAAATTTATCAAACACTGGAATATTTGCCTTATTACTTTGCAGTAGTCTCACCATTATGGTGGGTACCGTAATAGCCCCGTCTTTAACAGAAGTGTCCGTACACCTGGGCTTTACCCGCAATCCAGGCTGGTTAATTACCTTACCCGCACTTGGCGTGGTACTGTTCGCCCCTATTGCAGGAAAACTGATGGACCGAAAAGGACCATATACCCTGATGTGTTGGGGATTGATACCATATGCCTTATTTGGCGTCATCGGAATATGGTTGAGCCATCCCATCATCTTAATTGCAGACCGCATTCTTTTAGGAGCTGCAACGGCCGCAATCCAGACGTCAGGAACGGGGCTGATCGCTCATTTCTTTGAAAATGAATCCCGCATAAAAATGATCGCCTGGCAGGGAATGGCCATTGAATCAGGCGGTGTACTGTTTCTAAGCCTCGGAGGGATTCTGGCGGAGCTCAACTGGCAATATCCTTTTTTTATTTACCTGATTGCCATCTTATGCCTGTTCCTTGTGAGGCTCAGTATTCCTAAAGTTAAGGCCATGCCCAATTCCGAAAAGCAGTTACAATCACCTACGATCCCCAAAAACATGATCCAAATCTTAAGCCATGTGGTCATGGCCATGATCCTGTTCTTCATCGTTGTCGTTGGCCTGCCTCAATACCTTCCTCATTCTTTTGGGTTCAGCACTTCCTTAACGGGCTATTTCATGGCTTTCATTTCCATCATTGCCGTATGCACAGCCAGTATCGTCCCACTGCTCATCAGACAGATCGGTTCAAAATACACATTGGCTACAGGTTTTGGATTTTTTGCAGCAGCACACTTACTGTATTTCTTTTCCGGTCATATCAGTTATCTGATCCTCGCTGCAATCGCTACCGGAACCGGCTTTGGGTTCACGATTCCCTTATTGAACCACCTGACGCTCGAAGAAAGCACATTCCATAACCGGGGGAGAAACCTTGGATATTATTCGATGGGAATTTTTGGAGGACAGTTCCTTTCCTCTTTCATCGAACTTTTATCACTGGACATGAAAACTACCTTTTTAATTGCTGCAACCATCGGCACACTGGTAGCTGCAAACCTCTTTTACCAGGCAAGAAAAACTGCCGCCAGCATTGTAAACAATAATTTTAACCTTAATAAATAA
- a CDS encoding DAPG hydrolase family protein — protein sequence MRIEEANDLLKPGYLPFEAGYKRYEDGLLVIAARSSLMNITKEMIEWWVGYVHNTEQYSWWHKEDHVFSDWIGERGTGKYIGGTHIAHERLGGKEVHKLRINFLDPAVIMDTDKFKAAGVTAIHARLALDGEPGYVAKLLHFVRDTPYGCEMRSRFWMGYFEGNDLKNDFETRSRIYPDEMGAGLLKHCHEEMSNLGIFLPELYERETGIKVKIGSMADVL from the coding sequence ATGAGAATTGAAGAAGCAAATGATCTGCTAAAACCCGGTTACCTTCCTTTTGAAGCCGGTTACAAACGTTACGAAGACGGACTATTGGTGATTGCCGCACGTTCCAGCCTGATGAACATTACCAAAGAAATGATAGAATGGTGGGTAGGTTATGTACACAACACGGAACAATATTCCTGGTGGCACAAAGAAGACCATGTATTCAGCGACTGGATCGGAGAACGCGGTACAGGGAAGTACATTGGCGGCACCCACATTGCACATGAACGCCTGGGAGGAAAGGAAGTCCACAAACTAAGGATCAACTTCCTGGATCCCGCTGTCATCATGGATACCGACAAATTTAAAGCTGCCGGAGTAACCGCCATTCATGCCCGTCTTGCGCTCGACGGAGAGCCTGGTTATGTGGCTAAACTACTTCATTTCGTTCGCGATACCCCTTATGGCTGTGAAATGCGAAGCCGGTTCTGGATGGGTTATTTCGAAGGTAATGACCTGAAGAACGATTTTGAAACCCGCAGCAGGATCTACCCGGACGAGATGGGTGCCGGACTGCTCAAACATTGTCATGAGGAGATGAGTAACCTTGGTATTTTCCTTCCTGAGCTTTATGAACGTGAAACAGGGATTAAAGTTAAGATCGGTTCAATGGCCGATGTCCTTTAA
- a CDS encoding helix-turn-helix domain-containing protein, translated as MKFTHQIDPEKFLIYNLKNCPESYLQSAHREEYFEMIWFRYKDNINPESPEQGQYVYLIPPYRANPIAIKDKEGCLLAFKRDYLDEDDKEYALDVFNLFNIQGQYSLIPLDMATVARFVHLYVLIEEEYQHPSGTYLVLKSLLKVFLLNLIRINQNAFLNQDVNQKRVYQFILLMDAHYETERKASFYADKLGISIKRLNQILVEKMHKTLTQLLHNRVILEAKRRLISSDFTIKEIAYQLNFEDPGYFSRFFKKQTGLSPEQFKTSTAGKH; from the coding sequence ATGAAGTTTACCCATCAGATAGATCCGGAAAAGTTTTTGATCTATAACCTGAAGAATTGTCCGGAAAGTTATCTCCAGAGTGCTCACCGGGAGGAATACTTTGAAATGATCTGGTTCAGGTACAAGGACAACATCAATCCTGAATCCCCGGAACAGGGTCAATACGTTTATCTGATTCCGCCTTACCGGGCCAACCCCATTGCCATAAAAGACAAAGAAGGTTGCCTGCTTGCGTTTAAACGGGATTACCTGGATGAGGACGACAAAGAGTACGCCCTTGATGTCTTCAACCTCTTCAACATACAAGGCCAGTATTCGCTCATTCCATTGGATATGGCTACGGTTGCCCGGTTTGTGCACCTTTATGTACTTATTGAAGAGGAATATCAGCATCCTTCAGGCACTTACCTCGTGCTAAAATCCCTGCTTAAGGTTTTTCTGCTGAACCTGATCAGGATCAACCAGAATGCTTTCTTAAACCAGGATGTCAATCAAAAACGCGTATATCAATTTATTCTCCTGATGGATGCACATTATGAGACAGAAAGAAAAGCATCATTTTATGCCGATAAATTAGGTATTAGTATCAAAAGGCTCAACCAGATCCTGGTAGAGAAAATGCATAAAACCCTGACGCAACTGCTCCACAACCGTGTGATTCTGGAAGCAAAAAGAAGATTGATCAGCAGTGATTTTACCATCAAGGAAATCGCCTATCAGCTTAATTTTGAAGATCCCGGATATTTCTCCAGGTTCTTTAAAAAGCAAACCGGGTTAAGTCCGGAGCAATTCAAAACCTCGACGGCAGGAAAACATTGA
- a CDS encoding Crp/Fnr family transcriptional regulator, whose product MKTLKKMITNIASISDASTEKLCSLFEEVHYPKSHLLFRQHEMDPTIYFIKSGIARAYNRTEDCDVTFWFGTEGNAVASYNSYINQTPGYESVELLEDTVLYRLEHQHLALLYDTDIEIANWGRKLMEKEIILVEERLISRLLLNATDRYKNLMRDHPELLQRIQLNYLASYLGITPVSLSRIRAEIR is encoded by the coding sequence ATGAAAACCCTCAAAAAGATGATTACCAATATTGCTTCCATTTCTGATGCTTCAACCGAGAAGTTATGCAGTCTTTTTGAGGAGGTCCATTACCCAAAATCTCATCTCCTCTTTCGTCAGCATGAGATGGATCCAACCATTTATTTTATAAAATCGGGTATTGCCCGCGCCTATAACCGGACGGAAGACTGTGATGTAACCTTTTGGTTTGGGACGGAGGGTAATGCAGTGGCTTCTTACAATAGTTACATCAATCAGACTCCCGGATATGAGAGTGTCGAACTGCTGGAGGATACGGTACTTTATCGTCTTGAACATCAACACCTGGCTTTGCTATACGATACAGATATAGAAATTGCCAACTGGGGAAGAAAACTGATGGAGAAAGAAATCATCCTGGTAGAAGAAAGACTGATCTCCAGGTTATTACTCAACGCTACAGACCGCTACAAAAACCTGATGCGTGATCATCCTGAATTGTTGCAGCGGATACAGCTGAATTACCTCGCTTCTTACCTTGGCATCACTCCGGTTTCTTTAAGTAGGATCCGGGCAGAGATCAGGTAA
- a CDS encoding DMT family transporter, with product MSWIFLVLGGIFEVAFASCLGKMKETTGNTMIMWGVGFVVCLTISMGLLIKATQVLPIGTAYAVWTGIGAVGTVLVGIFVFHEPATFWRVVFITTLICSIIGLKAVSSH from the coding sequence ATGAGCTGGATATTTTTAGTTTTAGGAGGCATTTTTGAAGTCGCTTTCGCCTCTTGTCTTGGAAAAATGAAAGAGACAACAGGAAACACCATGATCATGTGGGGAGTAGGTTTCGTTGTTTGCCTAACCATTAGTATGGGCTTATTAATTAAAGCCACTCAGGTTTTGCCTATAGGAACTGCTTATGCAGTGTGGACGGGTATTGGAGCAGTAGGAACAGTGCTGGTTGGGATCTTTGTATTCCACGAGCCTGCAACCTTCTGGCGGGTTGTTTTCATCACTACCCTGATCTGTTCGATCATTGGATTGAAAGCAGTTTCTTCTCATTAA
- the holA gene encoding DNA polymerase III subunit delta codes for MSAADIIKDIKARKFKPVYLLHGEEPYYIDQIIHYMEEHILTDMEKGFNQTVLYGKDTDMATIMNAAKRYPMMSDYQLIVVKEAQDLKWAKETEGSSKEAEFVQSYFEKPLPSTILVFGYKYANFDKRKKLYKSIDKNGQIFQSEPVRDYKLAAWIDDLVKEKGYKIAPQASALMAEYLGADLSKIANEVEKLLLNIGKEVTIDTDLIQRNIGISKEYNVFELQKALAVKNVLKCNQIINYFADNPKANPMVMVMANLNAYFSKILKYHYLPNKGDAAKELGVNPYFVKDFETAARSYSLPKTFDIISLLREYDLKSKGVDSTGNITDGELLKELLFKMLH; via the coding sequence ATGAGTGCTGCCGACATAATCAAAGACATTAAAGCCAGAAAGTTTAAGCCTGTTTACCTGTTACATGGTGAAGAGCCTTATTATATAGATCAGATTATTCATTATATGGAAGAGCATATTCTGACTGATATGGAAAAAGGGTTTAATCAAACCGTTCTCTATGGCAAGGACACCGATATGGCAACCATTATGAATGCTGCCAAGCGTTATCCGATGATGTCGGATTATCAATTGATCGTCGTCAAGGAAGCACAGGATTTAAAATGGGCAAAGGAAACTGAAGGCAGCAGTAAAGAGGCCGAGTTTGTTCAGAGCTATTTCGAAAAGCCATTGCCCAGCACCATTCTGGTGTTTGGGTATAAATATGCCAACTTTGACAAACGTAAGAAACTTTATAAATCAATAGATAAAAATGGGCAGATCTTCCAGTCTGAGCCGGTAAGGGATTATAAACTTGCCGCCTGGATAGATGATCTTGTGAAAGAGAAAGGGTATAAAATTGCCCCGCAGGCATCAGCTTTAATGGCGGAATACCTTGGTGCCGACCTTTCCAAGATTGCCAATGAGGTAGAGAAACTGTTGCTGAATATTGGTAAGGAAGTAACCATTGATACTGATCTGATCCAGAGAAATATTGGTATCAGTAAAGAATACAATGTGTTTGAACTGCAAAAAGCACTTGCAGTAAAGAATGTACTGAAGTGCAACCAGATCATTAATTATTTTGCCGATAACCCTAAAGCCAACCCTATGGTGATGGTGATGGCCAACTTAAATGCTTATTTCTCCAAAATCCTTAAATACCATTATTTGCCGAATAAAGGTGACGCTGCAAAGGAGCTGGGCGTAAACCCTTATTTTGTTAAGGACTTTGAAACGGCTGCACGTAGTTATAGTCTGCCTAAGACTTTTGACATCATCAGCCTTTTGAGAGAGTACGACCTGAAAAGCAAGGGGGTAGACAGTACCGGTAACATCACCGATGGAGAGCTATTAAAGGAATTACTTTTTAAAATGCTGCATTAA
- a CDS encoding type I restriction enzyme HsdR N-terminal domain-containing protein — protein MAFTPTALNLPQYPFKITLKDNRHFIFDEIRKKHLVLTPEEWVRQHFIQFLILEKKFPRTLIQIEGGLNLNQLQKRSDIVIFNNSGERIMVIECKAPSVNITQAVFDQASRYNSVYKAKWLVVTNGLKHCYAQIDHMAEKFLFSPELPEYLQL, from the coding sequence ATGGCATTTACCCCTACAGCACTGAACCTTCCGCAGTATCCTTTTAAAATTACACTGAAGGATAACAGACACTTTATCTTCGATGAAATCCGAAAAAAGCATCTTGTACTCACGCCTGAAGAATGGGTAAGGCAGCATTTCATTCAGTTTCTTATTCTGGAAAAGAAATTCCCCCGGACACTGATTCAGATTGAAGGCGGACTGAACCTGAACCAGCTGCAAAAAAGAAGTGACATCGTCATCTTTAATAATTCGGGAGAAAGAATTATGGTGATAGAATGTAAAGCGCCTTCGGTAAACATTACACAAGCCGTGTTTGACCAGGCTTCCCGTTACAATTCGGTATATAAAGCTAAATGGCTGGTAGTCACCAACGGACTAAAACACTGCTATGCGCAGATCGACCATATGGCAGAAAAATTCCTTTTCAGCCCTGAATTACCGGAATATCTTCAGCTATAG
- a CDS encoding DUF6965 family protein produces MTIPELEDYFSGINLPQTLELYPGTKLNDVAQCVDTHLTVLKIYGNVRPYECFYDRLLKIKEMVEKEQENSEE; encoded by the coding sequence ATGACAATTCCTGAATTAGAAGATTATTTTTCCGGCATAAATCTACCGCAAACCCTGGAACTTTATCCCGGAACAAAACTCAATGATGTAGCGCAATGCGTGGATACCCACCTTACAGTATTGAAAATCTATGGCAATGTCAGGCCCTATGAATGTTTTTACGACAGGCTCCTTAAAATCAAGGAAATGGTGGAAAAAGAACAGGAGAACTCCGAGGAATAA
- a CDS encoding valine--tRNA ligase, with product MSISTKYDPAATEDKWYSYWMSKNFFHSEPDEREPYTIVIPPPNVTGVLHMGHMLNNTIQDVLVRRARMQGKNACWVPGTDHASIATEAKVVAMLKERGIEKKDLSREEFLKYAWEWKEKYGGIILEQLKKLGASCDWERTRFTMDEGMSEAVIDCFIHLHKQGRIYRGVRMVNWDPAGKTAVSDEEVIRKEVNQKLYYIKYTVSGGNGQDFLTIATTRPETIMADAAICVNPNDERYAHLKGKKVFVPLINREIPVIEDEYVTMDFGTGCLKVTPAHDLNDYELGLRHKLPVIDILNDDGTLNELAQILVGEDRFIARKKIAVLLDEAGHLDKVEDYKSQIGYSERTDVAIEPKLSLQWFCKMDEMAKPALEDVLNGDIKLIPEKFGNTYRHWMENVRDWNISRQLWWGHQIPVWYDDQGNWVVAKTKEEALNEFLKLKDIDGTFTETEAIGFKHQLASFVKQDPDVMDTWFSAWLWPISVFDGIRNPDNAEINYYYPTNDLVTAPEILFFWVARMIMAGHEFRGKKPFNNVYLTGIVRDKQGRKMSKSLGNSPDPIGLIEKYGADGVRVGMLLCSPAGNDLMFDESYCEQGRNFANKIWNAFRLVKGWEVDENLENPNQQAILWFENRFNEALTEIEENFKQYRLSEALMASYKLVWDDFCAWYLEMVKPAYQHPIDAETLKVTIGFFEKILTLLHPYMPFLTEELWHDELFGEKGEMDCCIVAAYPVVGPADAQLLKDVEVVKGLVAEIRNVRNTKQISPKEALPLNIKVNSGLDYEKWLNIVFKLANINEVEFVNDKIVGAASFMVGNDEFFIQLNETIDVEAEKERLNAELTYLQGFLKSVDAKLSNERFVQNAKPEIIQNERNKKADAESKIGIIVGQIESLG from the coding sequence ATGAGCATTTCTACAAAATACGATCCGGCAGCAACCGAAGATAAATGGTACAGCTACTGGATGTCAAAGAACTTTTTCCATTCTGAGCCTGATGAGCGCGAGCCTTACACCATAGTAATCCCACCACCCAATGTGACGGGTGTTTTACATATGGGACACATGTTGAACAATACGATTCAGGATGTCTTGGTCCGCAGGGCGAGGATGCAGGGAAAGAATGCCTGTTGGGTACCTGGTACTGACCATGCATCTATTGCTACAGAGGCAAAGGTGGTAGCCATGTTAAAGGAGAGAGGTATTGAGAAGAAAGACCTGAGCAGGGAAGAATTTCTGAAATATGCCTGGGAATGGAAGGAAAAATACGGTGGTATTATCCTCGAGCAATTGAAAAAACTGGGTGCTTCCTGTGATTGGGAGCGGACTCGTTTTACGATGGACGAAGGCATGTCTGAAGCTGTGATTGATTGTTTCATTCATTTGCATAAGCAGGGAAGGATTTACCGTGGCGTAAGGATGGTGAACTGGGATCCTGCGGGTAAGACTGCCGTTTCTGACGAGGAGGTAATCCGTAAAGAGGTAAATCAAAAACTATATTATATCAAATACACTGTGTCTGGTGGTAATGGTCAGGATTTCCTGACGATCGCGACTACCCGTCCGGAAACCATTATGGCGGATGCGGCTATATGTGTTAACCCGAATGATGAGCGCTATGCTCATTTGAAAGGTAAAAAGGTTTTTGTGCCATTGATCAACAGAGAGATTCCTGTAATTGAAGATGAGTATGTAACTATGGACTTTGGAACAGGTTGTTTAAAAGTAACACCTGCACATGATTTAAATGACTATGAGCTGGGACTAAGACATAAACTTCCGGTAATTGACATTTTAAACGACGATGGCACGCTTAATGAGCTGGCGCAGATTCTTGTTGGTGAAGACCGTTTTATTGCGAGAAAGAAAATCGCAGTTTTATTGGATGAAGCCGGACATCTGGATAAGGTTGAAGACTATAAATCACAGATTGGCTATTCAGAACGTACTGATGTAGCAATTGAGCCAAAGTTGTCTTTACAGTGGTTCTGTAAGATGGACGAGATGGCTAAGCCGGCCCTGGAAGATGTGTTAAATGGCGATATAAAGCTGATTCCGGAGAAATTTGGTAATACTTACCGTCATTGGATGGAAAATGTCCGGGATTGGAATATCAGTCGGCAGTTATGGTGGGGACACCAGATTCCGGTATGGTATGACGACCAGGGGAATTGGGTGGTTGCAAAAACGAAAGAGGAAGCTTTGAATGAATTTTTAAAGCTTAAAGATATTGACGGTACGTTTACGGAGACGGAAGCTATTGGCTTTAAACATCAGTTGGCGTCCTTTGTGAAACAGGATCCTGATGTGATGGATACCTGGTTCTCTGCCTGGTTATGGCCGATCTCGGTGTTTGACGGAATCAGAAATCCGGACAATGCAGAGATTAACTATTACTATCCGACCAATGATCTGGTTACTGCTCCGGAGATTTTATTCTTCTGGGTGGCGAGAATGATCATGGCAGGACATGAGTTCCGTGGAAAGAAACCATTTAACAATGTATATCTGACTGGTATTGTAAGGGATAAACAAGGACGTAAGATGTCTAAATCTCTGGGCAATTCTCCTGATCCGATTGGCCTGATCGAAAAATATGGTGCTGACGGAGTAAGGGTAGGGATGTTATTATGCTCTCCTGCCGGAAATGACCTGATGTTTGATGAGAGCTATTGTGAACAGGGAAGAAACTTTGCCAATAAGATCTGGAATGCTTTCCGCTTGGTTAAGGGATGGGAAGTTGATGAGAACCTGGAAAACCCTAATCAACAGGCCATCTTATGGTTTGAAAACCGCTTTAATGAGGCATTAACTGAGATTGAAGAAAACTTTAAACAATATCGTTTATCTGAGGCATTGATGGCTTCTTACAAATTGGTATGGGATGATTTCTGTGCCTGGTACCTGGAGATGGTGAAGCCTGCTTATCAGCATCCGATTGATGCGGAGACATTAAAGGTAACCATTGGGTTCTTTGAGAAGATCTTAACCTTATTGCATCCATATATGCCTTTCTTAACAGAAGAATTATGGCATGATGAATTGTTCGGTGAAAAAGGAGAGATGGATTGCTGTATCGTTGCTGCTTATCCTGTAGTTGGGCCAGCAGATGCACAGTTACTGAAAGACGTTGAAGTAGTGAAAGGCCTGGTTGCAGAGATCAGAAACGTACGTAATACCAAACAGATTTCGCCTAAAGAAGCTTTGCCTTTAAATATTAAGGTAAACTCCGGACTGGATTATGAGAAATGGTTAAATATTGTTTTCAAGCTGGCCAATATCAACGAAGTGGAGTTTGTAAATGATAAGATTGTTGGGGCTGCCAGTTTCATGGTGGGTAACGATGAGTTCTTTATCCAGTTGAACGAGACGATTGATGTGGAAGCAGAAAAGGAACGTTTAAACGCAGAGTTAACTTACCTGCAAGGCTTCCTGAAGTCTGTGGATGCGAAGCTAAGCAATGAACGTTTTGTTCAGAATGCGAAGCCGGAAATTATTCAGAATGAACGCAATAAAAAGGCGGATGCTGAATCTAAGATTGGCATTATTGTCGGACAGATCGAATCTCTGGGTTAG
- a CDS encoding putative immunity protein, producing MRDKRFVASHRGGPLTRKQHYQLIKWAHDCVAHVLLLSAVNLNDQLLDVLAVAKAWENEMATVAEARNASVMAIALANGCSDPVSIAVARAAGHAVATAHMADHSLRAAEYALKAVKASGQSIEKERKWQDERIPAEVKELVLSARYNS from the coding sequence ATGCGGGATAAACGATTTGTGGCCAGTCATCGGGGCGGTCCTTTAACCAGAAAGCAACATTATCAATTGATAAAATGGGCTCATGATTGTGTTGCCCACGTATTGTTGCTTTCTGCTGTAAATCTCAATGACCAGTTACTTGATGTTTTGGCGGTTGCCAAAGCATGGGAAAATGAAATGGCAACGGTTGCTGAGGCTAGAAATGCTTCAGTAATGGCGATAGCACTGGCTAACGGGTGCTCTGATCCGGTTTCGATTGCAGTTGCCCGCGCAGCCGGGCATGCCGTTGCAACTGCTCATATGGCCGACCATTCCTTAAGAGCCGCTGAGTATGCCTTGAAGGCGGTAAAAGCTTCAGGTCAATCTATAGAGAAAGAAAGAAAATGGCAGGATGAACGTATTCCGGCTGAGGTTAAGGAACTTGTTTTGTCAGCCCGTTACAACAGTTAA